The following proteins are co-located in the Salvelinus namaycush isolate Seneca chromosome 33, SaNama_1.0, whole genome shotgun sequence genome:
- the LOC120027856 gene encoding proteasome maturation protein-like has translation MNTRGLRSQLKDSVPVTGMGPQVGAYGVQDTLRSGFSSVKNELLPSHALELSEKNFQLNQDKMNFSTLRNIQGLHAPLKLQMEYRAARQIQRLPFLQSSHLALDTLKGNDESISFEDILNDPAQSEMMGEPHIMVEYKLGMM, from the exons ATG AATACCCGTGGACTCAGATCACAGCTGAAGGACAGTGTACCGGTGACGGGCATGGGTCCACAGGTTGGGGCTTATGGCGTTCAGGACACACTCAGGAGCGG atTTAGCAGTGTGAAAAATGAGCTGCTTCCCAGCCATGCGTTGGAGCTTTCAGAAAAGAAT TTTCAGCTGAACCAGGACAAGATGAACTTCTCTACCCTCAGAAACATCCAGGGCCTCCACGCTCCCCTCAAACTACAGATGGAGTATAGGGCAGCCAGACAG ATCCAGCGCCTGCCGTTCCTGCAGAGCTCACACCTGGCTCTGGACACTCTCAAAGGGAACGATGAGAGCATCAGCTTTGAGGACATCCTCAACG ATCCAGCCCAGAGTGAGATGATGGGTGAGCCCCACATCATGGTGGAGTATAAGCTGGGCATGATGTAA
- the LOC120027850 gene encoding NADH dehydrogenase [ubiquinone] 1 beta subcomplex subunit 4-like produces the protein MADYREAPLATRPKTLDPAEYFNLSLNQRRAEEERAGLRAQLKRQYQMQLNNPHRKELIEDPALTRWVYARTNPYNHFRATKKTSLLGGLFGVVPLFVLYYVLKTDRDKKEEQIKAGTYDRKFKLAY, from the exons ATGGCGGACTACCGAGAAGCGCCCTTGGCCACTCGGCCAAAAACGTTGGACCCAGCTGAATATTTCAACCTTTCGCTGAACCAGAGACGTGCCGAGGAGGAGAGGGCTGGTTTAAGGGCTCAGCTGAAGAGACAATATCAGATGCAGCTAAACAACCCCCACAGAAAAGAGCTTATT GAAGACCCTGCCTTGACACGCTGGGTGTACGCACGCACCAACCCCTACAACCACTTCAGAGCCACCAAGAAGACGTCGCTGCTAGGTGGGCTCTTCGGAGTGGTGCCCCTCTTCGTCCTGTACTACGTACTGAAGACTGACAGG GACAAGAAGGAGGAGCAGATCAAAGCTGGGACCTACGATCGCAAGTTCAAGCTCGCCTACTGA